A window from Ruficoccus amylovorans encodes these proteins:
- the tnpA gene encoding IS66 family insertion sequence element accessory protein TnpA encodes MDLELVDTGAKRDSRGRRIESREERERLLESYDGSGLTQKAFARREGVAYNTLVYWLKQRRERSQAGGGVESKPLFHEMTVPSCGASLLEVCLPEGLILRGGDAQSLAALVKALRC; translated from the coding sequence ATGGATTTGGAGTTGGTGGATACGGGGGCGAAGCGCGACAGTCGGGGTCGTCGGATCGAGAGTCGTGAGGAGCGTGAGCGTTTACTTGAGAGCTACGATGGGAGCGGATTGACGCAGAAGGCCTTTGCGCGGCGCGAGGGAGTGGCCTACAACACGCTGGTGTACTGGCTCAAGCAGCGTCGCGAGCGCAGTCAGGCAGGTGGAGGCGTCGAGTCTAAACCTCTTTTCCATGAGATGACGGTGCCGTCCTGCGGGGCCTCTTTGTTGGAGGTATGTTTGCCGGAGGGGCTGATCTTGCGCGGGGGCGATGCGCAGTCGCTGGCGGCATTGGTCAAGGCGTTGCGATGCTGA
- the tnpB gene encoding IS66 family insertion sequence element accessory protein TnpB (TnpB, as the term is used for proteins encoded by IS66 family insertion elements, is considered an accessory protein, since TnpC, encoded by a neighboring gene, is a DDE family transposase.): MLSLPHQLRVFVAVEPVDMRKQFDGLWAVARDHLGEDPKGGALFAFTNKTRNRLKLLYFDGTGVWVFAKRIEQGRLSWPIGSDTRKLTITPAAMTMLMNGIDLKQGTLKAWYER; the protein is encoded by the coding sequence ATGCTGAGCTTGCCCCATCAGCTGCGAGTTTTTGTGGCGGTGGAGCCGGTGGACATGCGCAAGCAGTTTGACGGGCTGTGGGCGGTGGCACGGGACCACTTGGGCGAAGATCCCAAGGGCGGGGCGCTGTTCGCCTTTACGAACAAGACGCGCAACCGCCTAAAGCTGCTGTATTTTGACGGGACGGGGGTGTGGGTGTTTGCCAAGCGCATCGAGCAGGGGCGGCTGAGCTGGCCGATCGGCAGCGACACACGCAAGCTGACGATCACCCCGGCGGCGATGACCATGCTGATGAACGGCATCGACCTGAAGCAGGGGACGCTCAAGGCGTGGTACGAGCGT